A genomic region of Dactylococcopsis salina PCC 8305 contains the following coding sequences:
- the grpE gene encoding nucleotide exchange factor GrpE produces the protein MDENKQQDTANNEAQTPPEEEQAQQPETAVSVEAEAVETAAEGESQEQTATEQSANTEQLQSEIQALQQKLEQETQQRESVTAQAKRLAADFENFRRRSETQKEEIKQNEKRETLSKILEIVDNFERARSQIKPATEGEKNIHKSYQGVYKQLVEAMKSLGVSKMRPEGEPFDPYYHEAMLREPTNEHPEGTVIEELRSGYMLEDTVLRHAMVKVAAAPEPSSQEEASGDTENNSNEEQLA, from the coding sequence ATGGACGAAAATAAACAACAAGACACAGCCAATAATGAAGCTCAAACTCCTCCAGAAGAGGAACAAGCGCAACAGCCAGAAACAGCGGTTTCTGTGGAAGCCGAAGCGGTAGAAACGGCAGCTGAGGGGGAAAGTCAAGAGCAAACCGCAACCGAGCAATCTGCAAATACAGAACAGTTACAATCGGAAATTCAAGCCCTCCAACAAAAATTAGAACAAGAAACCCAACAACGGGAAAGCGTCACCGCGCAAGCGAAACGTCTAGCGGCAGATTTTGAAAATTTCCGCCGTCGTAGCGAGACGCAAAAAGAAGAAATTAAGCAAAATGAGAAACGGGAAACTCTATCCAAAATTTTAGAGATCGTGGATAATTTTGAACGAGCGCGATCGCAAATTAAACCCGCCACAGAAGGGGAAAAGAATATTCATAAAAGCTATCAAGGGGTTTATAAGCAACTGGTAGAAGCAATGAAGAGTCTAGGAGTCTCAAAAATGCGCCCCGAAGGAGAGCCGTTTGATCCCTATTACCATGAAGCCATGTTGCGAGAACCGACTAATGAGCATCCTGAAGGGACAGTGATTGAAGAACTCAGATCAGGATATATGTTAGAAGATACGGTGCTTCGTCATGCGATGGTAAAAGTTGCCGCCGCCCCTGAACCCTCATCACAAGAAGAAGCCAGTGGAGACACAGAAAATAACAGCAATGAGGAACAACTGGCTTAA